A genomic segment from Danio aesculapii chromosome 17, fDanAes4.1, whole genome shotgun sequence encodes:
- the g2e3 gene encoding G2/M phase-specific E3 ubiquitin-protein ligase, which yields MKALNEESAEIRLQDRDLICCLCKRSENNQEKYGEKVTLEQHNLTVHFFCLLMSSGICQRGEEDEDVYGFLVDDIKKEIRRSSRLRCFHCKKAGASVGCFIKSCRQMVHMPCGLEQEFVFQFTGLFPSFCKKHAPTQSCVSNHSLPHSCSICLDPIEPILSYNVLKCPSCHGSWFHRKCVQNYAHSAAMFFFKCTLCNNKEQFQQEMLRMGIYIPERDASWELEENAFGELLQVYQHCDAVTCLSHKGREHSSQSGYFKIVLCKLCGSRGTHRKCSDIRLYEADWMCADCKTAAEGKTSLPLPNHVESPLAIRQERKRLFKSISDLHTSIIAKRQCVPATSPEVLMDLACQISQQQFTEVLVGDDGGVMEAALQVLRQSDFNPCCTLSVKFSKDKLNNNIRNQRRFLRSLVSKLQVSDIFEGSDGAKNLALNSKALRDDLYFDVGSLLALSLVHGGPPVGFFSPALYHSLFNYPTNYRPTLEDLGDTAFGHKIRQIAEAKSMNELRHAMKSASQYLEAAGCWRKISKLSEKDMLVEDVLNFYLIIRLQLPLQRFREGLRTLGMFEQVQMCSEMFFPVFCGPVERLTAESVMELFTTRLSEEKEKQAKENATISFWKQYLDECEEGHCAASLEDLLTFATGTDLVPAIGFKPTPSISFFSSPDNLCAFPQSNCDANNLILPNLPSYQLFKKHLDYTVCQFSVMQDI from the exons ATGAAAGCGTTAAATGAAGAGTCCGCTGAAATAAGACTTCAGGACAGAGATCTCA TTTGCTGTCTATGTAAGAGATCTGAGAATAATCAAGAGAAGTATGGAGAGAAGGTCACCCTTGAGCAGCACAACCTGACTGTCCACTTTTTTTGTTTG CTGATGTCTAGTGGAATATGCCAGAGAGGAGAGGAAGATGAAGACGTGTATGGTTTTCTTGTGGATGACATTAAAAAGGAGATCCGCAGGTCTTCGAGGCTG AGATGCTTTCATTGCAAAAAGGCTGGTGCTTCAGTgggctgcttcatcaaaagctgTCGGCAAATGGTCCACATGCCCTGTGGATTAGagcaggagtttgttttccagtTCACAGGCTTGTTTCC GTCTTTCTGTAAAAAGCATGCGCCTACTCAGTCCTGCGTCTCCAACCACAGTCTGCCCCACTCCTGCTCCATCTGTCTGGATCCCATTGAACCCATCCTATCTTATAATGTCCTCAAATGCCCATCATGTCATGGAAGCTGGTTTCACAGAAAATGTGTACAG AATTATGCACACAGCGCCGCAATGTTTTTCTTCAAATGCACACTCTGCAATAACAAGGAGCAGTTTCAGCAGGAAATGCTCCGAATGGGAATATATATACCAGAGCG TGATGCATCTTGGGAACTGGAGGAGAATGCATTTGGAGAGTTATTGCAGGTGTACCAGCACTGTGATGCAGTGACGTGTCTGTCTCACAAAGGTCGTGAACACAGCTCACAGTCAGG GTATTTTAAAATAGTTCTCTGCAAGTTATGTGGATCCAGGGGAACTCATCGAAAGTGCTCTGATATTCGACTTTATGAAGCCGACTGGATGTGTGCTGACTGTAAAACTGCAGCTGAGGGCAAAA catcGTTACCATTGCCAAATCATGTTGAATCACCGCTGGCTATAAGACAAGAGAGGAAGAGGCTGTTTAAATCTATCTCTGACCTTCACACTTCAATCATCGCTAAAAG GCAGTGTGTGCCAGCCACTTCTCCGGAGGTCTTAATGGATCTGGCCTGTCAGATCTCACAGCAGCAGTTCACAGAGGTGCTGGTGGGAGATGATGGCGGCGTGATGGAAGCAGCTCTGCAGGTGCTGCGCCAAAGTGACTTTAATCCCTGCTGCACACTTTCTGTCAAATTCTCCAAGGACAAACTGAACAACAACATTAGAAACCAGCGTCGCTTCCTCAGGAGCCTTGTTTCAAAACTGCAGGTCTCAGACATTTTTGAGGGATCCGATGGAGCCAAAAACCTGGCTCTGAACTCAAAAG CTCTAAGGGACGATCTCTACTTTGATGTCGGCAGTCTGTTGGCTCTCTCTTTGGTTCACGGAGGTCCGCCTGTGGGCTTCTTCTCTCCTGCACTGTATCATAGTCTGTTCAACTATCCCACAAACTACAGGCCTACTTTAGAAGACCTTGGAGACACCGCTTTTGGGCACAAAATCAGACAA atCGCAGAAGCAAAGTCAATGAACGAGCTGAGACATGCGATGAAGTCGGCATCACAGTATTTGGAAGCTGCAGGCTGTTGGCGGAAGATCAGCAAACTTTCTGAGAAAGACATGTTGGTGGAGGATGTGCTGAATTTCTACCTGATCATCAGACTACAGCTTCCTCTGCAGAG ATTTCGTGAAGGTTTGAGGACGCTAGGAATGTTCGAGCAGGTCCAGATGTGCTCAGAGATGTTCTTTCCAGTCTTCTGTGGACCTGTGGAAAGGCTGACGGCTGAATCTGTCATGGAGCTTTTCACAACCCGGTTatcagaagaaaaagaaaaacaagctaaAGAAAACGCAACGATAAGCTTTTGGAAACAGTATCTGGATGAATGTGAAG AGGGTCACTGTGCAGCATCACTTGAGGACCTCCTAACATTCGCCACTGGTACAGATTTGGTTCCAGCCATCGGATTCAAACCCACTCCGTCCATCTCATTCTTCAGCTCACCAGACAACTTGTGCGCCTTTCCCCAGAGCAACTGTGATGCTAATAATCTCATTCTGCCTAATCTACCCTCTTACCAGCTCTTCAAGAAACACTTGGATTACACAGTGTGTCAGTTCTCAGTTATGCAGGACATTTAA